A single genomic interval of Bacillus smithii harbors:
- a CDS encoding YitT family protein: protein MDTIKIGNEAKKIVIVVFGAFLNALAMNLFLIPANVYSSGFTGISQLLSNLLQEFTKIHISTGIFLLILNIPVAILGWKKVGKSFTCYSFLSVVLMSFFLQFLPVKALSHDILLNAVFGGVIAAVGIGLTLKYGASTGGLDIIAMVLSRMKDKPVGTYFFLMNGAIVLTAGYVFGWEKALYTIVSLYVSTRVIDAIHTRYAKLTAMIVTDKPEEMKQAIYRKLVRGITVVPAKGAFSNKEKQMMMIVITRYELYDLKKIIQSVDPKAFTNIVETAEVVGFFRKD from the coding sequence ATGGATACCATCAAAATAGGGAATGAGGCAAAAAAAATCGTAATTGTCGTATTCGGTGCTTTTTTAAACGCACTGGCAATGAATTTATTTTTAATTCCAGCAAACGTATATTCTAGCGGGTTTACCGGTATTTCGCAATTATTGTCCAATCTTTTGCAGGAGTTTACGAAGATTCACATTTCGACAGGTATCTTTTTATTGATTTTAAATATTCCGGTGGCCATTTTGGGTTGGAAAAAAGTTGGAAAATCTTTCACCTGTTACAGCTTTCTCTCTGTAGTGTTGATGTCTTTTTTTCTTCAGTTTCTCCCGGTTAAAGCGTTGTCTCATGATATTTTACTGAATGCTGTTTTTGGAGGCGTGATAGCGGCTGTCGGGATCGGTTTGACACTTAAATACGGGGCCTCCACTGGAGGTCTTGATATTATCGCGATGGTCCTTTCCCGCATGAAAGATAAGCCGGTTGGCACTTATTTTTTTCTGATGAATGGGGCTATTGTTTTGACAGCGGGATACGTATTTGGATGGGAAAAAGCGCTTTATACGATTGTTTCTTTATACGTTTCCACCCGAGTCATTGATGCGATCCATACTCGATACGCAAAATTGACAGCCATGATTGTCACGGACAAGCCGGAAGAAATGAAACAAGCGATTTACAGAAAACTGGTCAGAGGAATAACGGTTGTTCCGGCGAAAGGGGCTTTTTCCAATAAAGAGAAACAAATGATGATGATCGTGATCACACGCTATGAATTGTACGATTTGAAAAAAATCATTCAAAGTGTCGACCCCAAGGCTTTTACCAATATTGTGGAAACAGCGGAAGTGGTCGGCTTCTTCCGAAAAGACTAA
- a CDS encoding DegV family protein, with translation MAIRLFTDSGSDLPLSFFQEHSVTLIPLIVQLENKAYEDILSIDPKTIHDAIRNGASPSTSQPSPDFFMKHFTELAESGDSGIYIAFSSELSGTYQTAVMIRDQVKETYPSLDLTIIDSKCASLGQGLAVIEAAKMLESGASKESIVEEITFRCRHMEHLFTVEDLDFLARGGRLSRASAFLGGLLNIKPLLHVEDGKLVPIEKIRGRKKLFKRMLDLMEERGADLSSQMIGISHGDDEQTALEVKQMIEERFGCRHFFIHSIGGAIGSHAGPGTLAIFFLNELRKSDF, from the coding sequence ATGGCAATTCGTTTATTTACCGACAGCGGCAGTGATCTTCCGCTTTCTTTTTTTCAGGAGCATTCCGTTACGTTAATACCGTTGATCGTTCAATTAGAAAACAAGGCATATGAAGATATCCTTTCAATTGATCCCAAAACCATTCATGATGCGATTCGGAATGGAGCATCTCCCAGTACTTCACAGCCTTCTCCCGACTTTTTTATGAAGCATTTTACAGAGCTTGCTGAAAGCGGGGATTCAGGTATTTATATTGCTTTTTCCTCCGAATTATCCGGTACCTATCAAACGGCGGTCATGATCCGGGATCAAGTGAAAGAAACTTATCCATCCCTTGATCTCACCATTATTGACTCTAAATGTGCGTCTCTCGGCCAAGGGCTGGCAGTGATCGAAGCCGCTAAAATGTTAGAAAGCGGCGCCTCAAAAGAATCCATTGTCGAAGAGATCACATTCCGCTGCCGGCATATGGAGCATCTTTTTACGGTAGAAGATTTAGATTTTCTGGCAAGAGGCGGAAGATTATCCCGGGCCTCCGCTTTCTTAGGTGGTCTCCTAAATATCAAGCCGCTTCTGCATGTGGAGGACGGAAAATTAGTGCCGATCGAAAAAATCCGAGGCCGAAAAAAACTGTTTAAGCGGATGCTTGATTTAATGGAAGAGCGCGGAGCGGATCTTTCATCCCAAATGATTGGAATCAGTCACGGCGACGACGAACAAACCGCGCTCGAAGTAAAACAAATGATCGAAGAGCGCTTTGGATGCCGACATTTTTTCATTCACTCAATCGGAGGGGCCATCGGTTCCCACGCCGGGCCTGGTACTTTGGCTATTTTCTTTTTGAACGAACTTAGAAAAAGCGACTTTTAA
- a CDS encoding metal-sulfur cluster assembly factor, translated as MDEALKENILGALEQVIDPEIGIDVVNLGLVYGIDMDEEGKATITMTLTAMGCPLASTIVDQVKYALSDIPEIKDVDVNIVWNPPWTKDRMSRYAKIALGIPD; from the coding sequence GTGGATGAGGCTTTAAAAGAGAATATTCTCGGTGCACTTGAACAGGTCATCGATCCGGAAATCGGCATTGATGTTGTGAATCTTGGCCTAGTTTATGGTATAGATATGGACGAAGAAGGAAAAGCAACGATCACGATGACTTTGACAGCAATGGGATGTCCGCTTGCTTCCACCATTGTGGATCAAGTGAAATATGCGTTGAGCGATATTCCTGAAATTAAGGATGTCGATGTGAATATCGTTTGGAATCCACCGTGGACAAAAGATCGAATGTCTCGCTACGCTAAAATCGCATTAGGAATTCCTGATTAA
- a CDS encoding alpha/beta fold hydrolase, which produces MMIVRKEYVNNIPVLHVVKQSLLDQKIPFIIFIHGFQSAKEHNLHYAYYLSEKGYRVVLPEASFHGEREESISERDLTYRFWDIVVNTIQEIEAIKNHYEQRIDEDRIGVAGTSMGGIVTLGALTQYSWIKAAVSLMGSPVYEDYARRQISEIQKRGYHIPFTEKELEKTFNRLRTYDLSQQPEKLKGRPLMFWHGKNDPIVPFQNAYDFYLSNRDQYENHPEDFFFMLDEQSGHKVSRSGVLKTVEWFSEKL; this is translated from the coding sequence ATGATGATCGTTCGAAAAGAATATGTGAACAATATTCCGGTCTTGCATGTAGTGAAACAATCATTGTTGGATCAAAAAATACCGTTCATCATATTCATCCATGGTTTTCAAAGTGCAAAAGAACATAATCTTCATTACGCTTATTATCTAAGCGAAAAAGGATATCGGGTTGTTTTGCCGGAAGCCTCTTTTCATGGAGAGAGGGAAGAATCCATATCGGAAAGGGACCTAACGTATCGATTTTGGGACATTGTGGTAAACACCATCCAAGAAATAGAAGCGATTAAAAATCATTATGAACAAAGGATAGATGAGGATCGGATTGGCGTTGCCGGCACATCCATGGGAGGAATAGTGACTTTAGGAGCTTTAACACAGTATTCTTGGATTAAGGCGGCCGTCAGTTTGATGGGGTCTCCGGTGTATGAGGATTATGCCCGCCGGCAAATCAGCGAAATTCAAAAGCGTGGATACCATATTCCTTTTACGGAAAAGGAATTGGAAAAAACCTTTAATAGGCTGCGGACCTACGATTTAAGCCAGCAGCCGGAAAAACTCAAAGGGCGTCCTTTGATGTTTTGGCACGGAAAAAATGACCCGATCGTTCCTTTTCAAAATGCCTATGATTTTTATTTGTCCAACCGGGATCAATATGAAAATCATCCCGAAGACTTCTTTTTTATGCTGGACGAACAAAGCGGCCATAAAGTGTCTCGTTCCGGAGTATTAAAAACAGTGGAATGGTTTTCCGAAAAACTGTAA
- a CDS encoding YjzC family protein, with amino-acid sequence MGQKRQFHPGEKAPNNGIYVEVGDTGSNVVNPKQIKLAKGDRFPENSNDERIWTYKRKP; translated from the coding sequence TTGGGACAAAAAAGGCAATTTCATCCCGGAGAAAAAGCGCCAAATAACGGAATTTATGTAGAAGTAGGGGATACCGGAAGCAATGTGGTGAATCCAAAGCAAATAAAATTGGCAAAAGGCGACCGATTCCCGGAAAACTCAAATGACGAACGAATATGGACGTATAAACGGAAACCGTAA